In Phoenix dactylifera cultivar Barhee BC4 chromosome 1, palm_55x_up_171113_PBpolish2nd_filt_p, whole genome shotgun sequence, the genomic stretch CGGCATCCCCGATCAGCATGTCTTGGGACATTCTGTCCCAAGTTTTGGGTCAGGGTGGGGTGGCGGTGTGTCATGTTCCATCGGTAGATCGGGACATTGAACAAAGTGATGACAAATGATGTATTATTACATTATGCTCAATTACTTAGGTTTGTATGTGATGcacaattaaaatattttaataaatttggACATGATTATGTATGAAACCTcttgaaattttaatttagATTGCTAAATATAGTTCGGCTAACCATTCAATAGAACttctataatatatatatatttatttttatatattcagATTCATTTGATTTTATAACttatttgaattaaaaattaGGTCCTAGATAGATAGGCGACAACATGACATTCACATTTGGCAAAGAAATCGGCAACAAGCTGTTATTCAAGTTATTCTTCGTGTGATTTGTTCCATTGTGCACCAACGGTTTCAACGTACAAATTTTGTGGATCGTAGGCAATTAGGCTTTGAAAGATAACTAGTACGAGATGAAATAATATGCCAAATAAACACAACTGAAAGATGTCGTGATATTATTCGTATGGGAATGGaagcttttaaaaatttatgtgAGATTCTAAAAAAAGATGGGGGTTTGCAATCCACTCAACGAGCGACGATTGAGGAGTAAGTTTTTGTATTTCTTCACATAGTATCCCACAATGCGAGGAATCGTATAGTGTCATTTTTTCTCCGTCACTCCGGATATACCATAAGTTATTATTTTCATTGAGTATTAAGAGCATTAATATCATTGGAGGAGCAATTTCTTCATCAACCCACTGGAACATTAGTGCCTTCAGAAATACTTAACAATAGTAGGTTCTATCCATACTTCaaggtaaaatattttttatttcaaataCTTTATCTAAATTTTGAAGGAAATATGCATATATTCATCTAACGTGTATATGTCAGGATTGTGTGGAGGCAAATGATGGGACACATGTACGTGTGAAAATGTCCAATAAGGATGCTCCGAGGTATCATGGTAGGAAGGGTTACCCGACGCAAAATATGTTGGCTGCTTATTCATTTGACTTAAAATTTACATATGTCTTGCCTGGTTGGGAAGGGACTGCATCCGACTCAAGGATAATAAAAAATGCGCTTACAAGAGAAGATAAGCTGCATATTTCTATTGGTAAGTTTTTGCtaaatataacaaaataaatacAAGCACGATACTTATAGTATCATATAGTATTGAATTTCATGCTTAATAGGTAAATACTATCTGGTTGATGGTTACATGCTAAGAAGTACACTTATCGCACCTTACAGAGACGTGCGTTATCACTTGAAAGAGTATTCTACTCGAGCTCCAGAGAATCATAGAGAATTGTTTAATCTTCAGCATGCATCATTACGTAATGCAATTGAGAGAGCATTTGGTGTACTAAAGAAATGGTTTTCCATCATACAAAGCACAACTGAGCCCACTTACTCATGTAAGACACAAACAAATATTATTTTGGCATGTTGCATCTTGCGTAATTATTTAATGGAGGTAGATCCTGATCAAAGACTTATTAATAAAGTAGATCAAGAGATTCCAAATCAGTCTCCAACTGAAGAAGAGTTTTATGCTCCAAGAAGCATGAATGAAGATGCTGCACGAGGAGAATTCATTAGGGACTCTATAGCAGTTGATATGTGGCTTGATTATGTACATAATAGGATCCTATAGGAGCTCTATGATGTACTAATTAATTCTATATTTTTTCAAACATATTTACTTTATTGTTGTATGTGTGAACAATTttcatatatgtcaaactcattcGAATTAGTTGTATATCTCGTTTTGATTTTATATATGTTAGCTTTATTAATGCAATTGATTGTAGTTCTTTTTTATATTACATTAAAGCACGTATTATTACACTCTCTTTTATGTTCATTGTCACATAGATATAACCAATAGACAATAAATCAAATCAAGATGAAGGTAGTAAGAAGGAACACTTGAAATGGACTGCTTGTATAGATGACTTCTTAATCGAAGCATTACTTCAGCAACAACGAATGGGAAATAGGGTTGATAGAACTTTCACAATAACTGCATATGATAAAGTGCTtaaagaattgaaggaaaatcttGAGTTGGACTTGAACAAGAACCATGTGAAGAATCGTATAAAAACTTTGAAAAATCATTTCAATGAGTGGTATAACTTTGAAAAATCATTTAGTGGTTTTTCTTGGAACCCAGTGACAAAGTTGTTGAGTGCTGATGTTGAAGTTTGGAAGCCATTGATAGAAGTATGTTTTCAAAACTAGTTGCTTGGAATTCATTACTTTGTCTTGAttcttaatttaaaatattttttcttatccaaattatgcttatttactttttttcttctatttgtaTTAGGCAAACCCTAAAGCAGAAAAAATGGATGACTACACCTATTGAGAATTATGAGAACCTGTTAGAGTTATTTATAAAAGATAGGGCAACAGGAGAAGGTGCTATCACAACTAAGGAGAGACGAAGACAATTGGATGCTTCAAAGAGTGAATAATTTAGAGTCTATTCAAGATATTGATGAATTTGTTTCACAAAATGAAGTTATAATAAAGGGATTTGATAATTTTGCTAATGAAGTTGATATGATGTCCATGGACCCGCTATTTCAAGCACCTTCTCAAAGTGAAGCATcctcaaaaggaaaaaaaagaaagtctaTAAAAGAGAGTGATGAACCATTTGAAGGTATAAAATATGCAAATACAGAAGTTGCTAATGCCCCCAAAGTAGGAAATGCTATTCTTGAGAAAAGAAATTTGTTTGGGAGAAAGGTCGAGCACATATATATTCAGAGGAAgaaatttttaatgaattattgGGCATTGGAATGGAGGGTGATTTACTTGATGAAGCATACTTTTTTCTCTCTAAACATCGAGATTGTGCAAGAACCATGTTTGGCTGTCCATCTAGTAGAAGGAAGCACATTTTGGAGAAGATGATGAAAGACTCCCATGGAGATTGATGCTTTGGAGAAAAAAAGGTATAACCTCTTAACTCATTATAAAAAGTCTATATTAGTAGTAGTAAGAAGCAATGACTAATTTCTTTAGATAGTATTGAATGAACCTCTTATTTTACTTTGTACTTATTTCAGGTGTGGCTAGGTAGTGGTTACTTCCTCTACAGTAAAAGTGAACATTTTGCAGGCTGCTTTGATGCATTTTTTGTGGGCAAGTTTTATTAGTTAAGCATTCTCATTTTGGACAAGTCATTTTGGAAAAGTTATAAAAACTAAAAAACCAATATGTTTGTTTGCTTATTTTATTGTATGGATCTCGTATGCTTATTTGATTGTATGGATATTCAGTCTTTCTCGTTGGGTTACTTTAACCAAATTTATCAAACAGACATTAGTATAGCTAGAATAAACAGAGGAAATGAAATTTCGACTctttgggtcaaaaattgtagtcgtagatccaacccgacccgacctgattTTCTAGTGGATTGGGTCTAGGTCTAAAATTACGACCCGAACAAGGATCCTGGTTGAGTCGGAGTCACTCATGACCCAGTCCGacccgatccatttgcacctCTACTGATAAGCATGCCCCTTTTATAATAAGGATATTATAGTAAAAGTGTtaaaaaggtatgtttttttttttttctctccaaacCTCCGAACAAGAGgaaggaaagtattttttgttTCCTCTTAAAAGACTAAAGCTAGGAGCAAAAaatctattctatttttttctttttttctcctcctcgttaaaatttttctttgttttcttttctccccaaaaCTCCCAAAACGGAGGGTTAGCTTTGGCATCCATGCTGACCTCTCGCTCAAGCTCATTCGTTTTTCCAAATTTCTTCACCTCTTCACCTCTCTACCCAAAAACCAAGTGGCGATGACGCccctctctccatctctccaTGTCTCCACTCCAAAACACTCACCACTCGCCCCACGGTCTCGCCCCATCAAACCCCACCCAGCCATTGCCCTCCTCCAAATTTCCCGAACCCACGGCGAGCTCTCCCAGATCCACTCCCTCCTCATCAAAACTGCTCTCATCCGGGAGAAGCATGCCTTCGGCCGCCTCCTTCTCTCCCTCGCCTCCCTCTCCCATTCAGACGCCCTCGAACATGCCCGGAAACTCTTCGATGGCCCCGATTGCCCGAAGAACACCTTTGTCTGCAACTCCATGATCAAGTCTTATTCTCACTTCGGCGACCCAAAGTCGGCCCTTTTAGTCTTCTCCCAAATGGTGCATGAGGACTTGGTTCTGCCCGACGAGTTCACCTATACTTTTGTTCTCAATGCTTGCTCCAAGTCGCCACTCATCTCCGAAGGCAAGCAAGTCCATGCTCGGATGGTCAAAACCTCGGCTTGGGTCAGCACTCATTCGTGGAACTCCCTGATGGATTTCTATATGAAGACAGGGGAGGACATATGGAGAGTCCGTCGGATTCTTTGCTCGATGCATGAGCCTGATATTGTCTCGTGGAACTGTTTCCTTGATGGGTACGTAAAGTTGGGAGCTTTGGATGATGCGCGGAAGTTTTTCGATGAGATGCCACAGAGAGATACAGTTTCTTGGACTACATTGCTCGCGGGCTATGTAAATGCTGGGTTGCTTGAAGAAGCATGCAATTTGTTTGATGAGATGCCGGAACGTAACATGGTCTCTTGGAGTACAATGATTAATGGGTATGCGAGGTCTGGTCGGTATAGGGAGGCTTTAGCTCTGTTCAAAGAGATGCAGGTCTCGGATGTTAGAGTAGATAAGATCACACTGACGACACTGCTCTCTGCTTGCGCTGGATTGGGTGCTTTCGATCAAGGTCGGTGGATTCATGCTTATATTGACAAGCATGGAGTTGAAGTGGATACCCATTTGTGCACCGCTTTGGTTGACATGTATGGAAAATGTGGGAGGATTGATTTAGCTAATGAAGTATTCAGGGGGTTTCTTGATAAGAAGGTGTTCTTGTGGAATGCTATGTTAGGAGGGCTTGCGATGCATTCCCGAGGAAAGGAAGCACTTGAGCTATTCACCGAGATGTTGGATAGTGGAATAAAGCCCAATGAGATCACCTTCATTGGTGTATTGTCAGCATGCAGCCATTCAGGCCTTGTCAATGATGGATTGCAGATTTTTAACAGTATTGATAAAGATCATGACATTGTGCCCACTATTGAGCATTACGGGTGTTTGGTGGATCTTCTTGGCCGTGCAGGGTTGTTAGATGATGCAAAAAGGGTCGTTGAGACAATGCCCATGGCGGCCAATGGCAGTGCTTGGAAAGCTCTTCTAGGAGCATGCAGGCTCTACGGTGATGTTGAATTGGGAGAGCAGGTGGGAAAAATTCTACTAGAGTTGGAGCCAATGGATGATGGCAATTATGTGCTTCTATCGAATATTTATGCCATTCAGAATAGGTGGGAGGATGTTGGTAGGTTGCGGAGGATGATGAGGGGAAAGGGAGTGAGCAAAACTCCAGGGTGCAGTTCGATAGAAGTAAATGGTGTGCTTCACATGTTCATAGCTGGGGATTGGTCTCACCCACAAAGTCAGGAGATATATATCCTACTGGATGAACTAGCCAAGCAGTTCTCTACAAATTGGAAGCAGTCACAACTTAGATGATCGCTTCAGTTTTTATGATCAGTATTTTTGTTATAAAATTTGAGGATATGAAGCTTGCAGTAGCCGAGTATACTACCTGAATGGACTCGTCGAGCTTACTGGTTCATTTCGATGATCAGCGTCAAGCAATGATATTATGGATCCAATGGAATGAATCAATGAATTGCCTATATCTTGAGCGGTATTCATCTGTCAAAATTTGGATAAGTGGATTAGACTTTTGGATTTATAATTCATCATTCAGTTGATTTCAATGTTTGATGAACACTGTTACTTTGCCATGAGCAAGGTTATAAACATGGAATATCATTCCTGACGTGAAGAAGTTAAAGGGGACATACCATGTTGGGAGATAAACTAATTCAGGTAATAGAAGTGATCAATAGCATAGCTCGTCACAGGGATCGACAATCATGGAAGAATCATGAGAGAGTTATGAATAGGAGTTCCTGAGATCTTTCTAGTCTTCGTTTCTTTCCATATATGATAGGGTAAGGATAAGAAGATGTTTGGATTATTAGTACTATTTAATTGCATTCTGATAGATGTGTGGAACAATGTAGATAAAGGTATTCTCAATTGGATACATCAAGCACTATATCAAGTATCAACTCTCTGAAGGCAGAACTTGATGAAGGATTTGAATTCCTTTGTGTATGGAAGAAAACTCAATTGGCAGCATGATTACATTTATCAAGATAATAAACACTTGGCTCTTGATATGCATTGCAAGGAACTCAGTTCTACACCTACAGTGAGAAATTAGATTTCAAGCATCACAATAGCCTTTTTTATAGATTCCCCACTAGGAAATGTGCCAAATGGAGTGTGCCGGTGGATATGGGCAGTGTTATGAAATGAGTCATGAATAGTGAGTATATGGACAGATTATTGGCCCCTCTAGCTGCAAAGACCATTGTACATCAAAGAGAACACAGAGGACAAACCGGCAAACAGAAAGATGACTTCTCTTCTTTCAGAAACCATCAGATATGTTATTGTCTATGTTAGTTAATCTCAAAGCCAACGCCTTGATAGCCTTTCAATCATCGAAGAAGAAACGACTAGCATCAAAAAAGAGTATAGACTGGTTAAACCAGCAAAGAAAAAGGTTACATTTTTGTGATGTTTATTATTATAAGACCAAGGCTTTGGTGGCTATTCAAACATCAATTCCTCTAATTTTATTCAATGTAAATTGCAAGAAATTTTCTGTGACTTGATCTTCAAAATTATTATACCAACTATGTGTtccaatcaaaaaaaattatagatgtCGGCCGATAATCATTAGCTCAACTGGTTGGC encodes the following:
- the LOC120104224 gene encoding pentatricopeptide repeat-containing protein At4g18840-like, whose translation is MTPLSPSLHVSTPKHSPLAPRSRPIKPHPAIALLQISRTHGELSQIHSLLIKTALIREKHAFGRLLLSLASLSHSDALEHARKLFDGPDCPKNTFVCNSMIKSYSHFGDPKSALLVFSQMVHEDLVLPDEFTYTFVLNACSKSPLISEGKQVHARMVKTSAWVSTHSWNSLMDFYMKTGEDIWRVRRILCSMHEPDIVSWNCFLDGYVKLGALDDARKFFDEMPQRDTVSWTTLLAGYVNAGLLEEACNLFDEMPERNMVSWSTMINGYARSGRYREALALFKEMQVSDVRVDKITLTTLLSACAGLGAFDQGRWIHAYIDKHGVEVDTHLCTALVDMYGKCGRIDLANEVFRGFLDKKVFLWNAMLGGLAMHSRGKEALELFTEMLDSGIKPNEITFIGVLSACSHSGLVNDGLQIFNSIDKDHDIVPTIEHYGCLVDLLGRAGLLDDAKRVVETMPMAANGSAWKALLGACRLYGDVELGEQVGKILLELEPMDDGNYVLLSNIYAIQNRWEDVGRLRRMMRGKGVSKTPGCSSIEVNGVLHMFIAGDWSHPQSQEIYILLDELAKQFSTNWKQSQLR